CGTGTCGGAACGGGCGCCTGTTCTGGCGAGGCTGTTGCAAAGAAAAGGGGAGCACACGGTGCTCCCCTTTGAGTTGGTCTGATGGCGGCGACTACTGGGCTTCGTTCTCCTGCGAGTCCCACTCGAAGTGGAAGTGCATGTCGTTGGGGGCGTCCAGATCGGTCTCGGAGTCGGTGGGGCCGTGGATGCCTTCCAGCACCGTGCTCAGGTTGCTCAACTGGCTCAACCCCTGGAGGTGTGGGCCGCCGAAGGGCAGGTCCGCGTCGCCGAACCACCCGCGTGAATCGGCCTGGTTGCCCAGGGTGGCCTTCAGGGTGATCAGCTTGCCCGCGCGATACAGTGTGAGACTGACTTCGGTACCCGGTTCCAGTCGGCGGCAGAGCTTGCCCAGGCGCGAGATGCTGTAGACGGGGCTGCCGTCCAGTTCGCAGAGCACATCCCCGGGCTTGACGCCACCCTTCAGTGCGCCGCTCTCCTTGACCACTTCATTGATCAGCACGCCGTAGCCCGGCTCGACCTTGAGGCTGGCCAGCACCTCGTCGCTGACTTCCATGGCCACCACACCCAGAAATCCTCTGTCTTCGGCGGATTCGCGCATCGCCTTGGACCACAGCGGTGAGACATCATTCTCTTCCACGGGGCCGCTGAGTTCCAGCGAGAGCGTGACTTCCTTGCCGTCGCGCCAGACTCCCATGCTGACCTTGTCGCCCGGATCCTGCTTGCGCAGGAAGTAGTGCAGGTCGTCGCCGTCCATCAGGCGGTGATCGTTGAAGCGCACCAGCACATCGCCCGCCAGCATGCCGCCCTCCTTGGCCGGGGAGTCGGGCAGCACGCGCGTGACCAGCACGCCGGTGCCTTCCAGTCCGCGGTCGTCCAGCGATACGGGTTGCTCGCCGGGATAGATGCCCATGTACCCGCGCCCCAGGGCGAGAGTGGCCAGCGCCAGGCTCAGGAAGCCGGCCAGTGCGATGCGTCGTGGTTGGCTCACGGTTCGGTTCTCCTGTTTCGCGATTGAGTGTGGGGTGCACAAGATGCGCGGCCGGAGGCGCGCGACAGGACCCAGAGACAGGCAAGCGGCAGGCAGGGTTTCAAACCCGGGGAATTTTTTTGCATCCGGCTGAAACCCCACAATGAAACCGCCTGTCCAAGCCCGCGTTTTCCGTTCCACTCACCCTGCGCCAGACCCTCGTCAGAGGGCCGGGCCGCACTCCGTCCACAGCTTCGGGAGCGCAGATGAACACCGTGGATTCGATTGGAACGGTTGTCTGGAAGTCCGTCATGCTCATGGCCTCGAATCGCACGATCAAGGGGCAGCGTCGCCAGATCCTGCGCCGGGTCTTCTGGCTGCGCTGCCTGCTGACGGCCCTGCTGGGAGCCGTTCCGCTGCAGGCGGCACCGTCCAGCGATCACCGGGCCGAGGCACTGCGGGTGGACGTGGGACCGCGCCTCGACGGGCAACTGAATGATGCGGCCTGGCGGGACGCCCGCTGGATCGAGGGCCTGACCCAGAAGGACCCCGAGGAAGGACTGCCCGCGGGCGAACCCACGCGCGTGGCATTCGTGTACGACGCACACAGCCTGTACATCGCGGCCGAATTGTTCACCCCGATCTCGGGCCAGCTTTCCACGCGAATGAGTCCGCGCGACGACATGGGTCAGACCCAGAGCTTCTTCATCTCGCTGGATACCTACCACGACCGGCGCACGGCCTATACTTTCGGTGTGACGGCCGCGGGCGTGCAGGTGGACTTCTACCATCCGCGCGACGAAGAATTCTTCCAGATCCTGACCTGGGACCCGGTCTGGGAAGTGCGCACGAGCGTGGAACCGGATCGCTGGATCGTGGAAGCCCGGATTCCCTTCTCCCAACTGCGCTTCAACCCGGTGGACGAGCAGGTCTGGGGGCTGCAACTGGATCGCTGGAGCCCCGAGCGCGGCACCGAGGATTATTGGGTCTGGATTCCGCGGGAAGAAACCGGCTGGGCCTCGCGCTTCGGGGAACTGCACGGGATCCGTGGCCTGACACCTTCGCACCGGGTCGAACTGATGCCCTACGCGGCGGGCTCGGCCCTGTTCCCGCACAGCCGTGATCCGCTGGATCCTTTTCACGACTCCAGCGAACTGGACGGGCGAATCGGCGCCGACCTGAAGATGGGCCTGGGCAGCAATCTGACCCTGGATGCCACCATCAATCCGGACTTCGGCCAGGTGGAAGCGGATCCGGCCGAGCTGAATCTGACCGCCTTCGAGACCTTCTTCAACGAGCGCCGGCCCTTCTTTCTCGAGGGCGACCGCCTGCTGCGCGGCAACGGCCCCACCTACTATTATTCGCGCCGGATCGGAGCCTCGCCGCGCGGGTTGATCAGCGATCCCGGTGTGACGCACGAGGACCGTCCCCACAATTCCAGCATCCTGGGTGCGGCCAAGCTCAGCGGGCGTCTGCCTTCGGGGCTGTCCATCGCTGTGCTCGGCGCCCTCTCGGACCGTGAGACATCGCGCACCTTCCGCGCCGCTGACGGTGTCCGCGGCGAACAGGTGGTGGAACCGCTCTCGGCCTATCAGGTGCTGCGCCTGCAGCAGGATCTGGAAGCCAGCGCATCGGCCTTCGGGCTCAGTCTGACACACACGGGCCGCTGGTTCGAGGGCGAAACCGCGCTTCAGGACCTGCTGCCCCGCGAGGCCTGGTCGGGCGGGGTGGACTGGGACTGGAACCTGCGCCAGGGCCTGTACTCGCTGGATGGCTACTGGGGCTTCAGCCAGGTCAGCGGCAGCGAGGACGCCCTCGCACGCATCCAGTTGCGTCCGGCCCACTACTTCCAGCGCCCGGATGCGGATCACATCCACTACGACCCCACGCGCACCAGCCTGAGTGGGTGGACCTCCAGGCTATCATTCGCGCGCGTCGGTGGCCGGCACTGGCGCTGGAATGCAGGTGCCGCCGCCGAATCCCCGGGTTTTGAACTGAACGATCTGGGCAGCCTCAATTCGGCGGACGACATCGACGGCTGGACCGAACTCAGCTGGGTCCAGAACGAGAGCGCCGGCATCTTCCGCCGCTGGAACCTGAATGGCTCACAGTATCTGGGCTGGAATTTTGGCGGCGAGCCGCAGTATCACCAGCTCGAAGGCAGTTTCTGGGGCGAGTTTCCCAGCTACTGGAACATGAGCGTGGGGCTGGGGCGCGACCTGCCCACCCAGAGCGATTCCCGCACGCGCGGGGGCGAATCCATGGGCCTTGGGGGACGGCACCGCTACTGGGCCGAAGTCCACAGCGACGAGCTGCGCAAGCCCAATTCGGTGGCCGCCGGAGCCAACGGCGGCTGGGGCGCCGACCAGTACTGGACCCAGGAAGGGTGGGTCTTCGTGCGCATGCGCATGGGCTCGCGCTGGGAACTGCGCCTGAACCCCAGCGTGACACGCCTGCTGGAACCGGCCCAGTACGTCACGCGCACCACCGACAGCGCGGGCCGCAGCCGCACGGTCTTCGCCCGGCTGGATTCCCGCGAGCAGCGCCTGGCCTTCCGCGTACGTCATACGGTCAGCCCCCGGCTGCGCGTCGAAGCCTACCTGGAACCCTACATCGCCAGCGCCAGCTTCACGGATTTTGGCGAACCTGTGGCCCGGGGCAGCCAGAACCTGCGCCGCTTCCAGGCGGAAGGTCTGCTGGAGCCGGGCGAGGACTTCGCGTACACGGTGAGCGATCCAGAGGGTGACTTCTCCTTCAGCCGCCCCGACGTGCGCTACGCCAGCTGGCGCAGCAACCTGGTCCTGCGCTGGGACTGGCGTCTGGGCTCCAGCTTCTACCTGGTGTGGCAACAGAACCGCGAGACCTTCGCTTCCCGGCGCAACCCCGAGGACGGTCTCAATCTGGGCAACCCTCTGGGAGTCGGCGGCGACAACCTGATCGCGATGAAGTTCAGCTACTGGATTCCCGTGGGGTGATTGCCCAAACCCACAACTTTCGCACAAGTTGCAACCATAGAGAAACGTCACCCCCGTGAAACGGGTCGCCCAGAATGGAGGCCCACTGCATGGCGCCCCGGCAGTTTCACCGGTCACCCCGGGCCACGAAACTGCCCCCATTGCATCACGTCTGCGGCATGCCTTCTTCCGCTGGTGCGAAGGTCCCCTGCGCGGGGGGCGCTCTCAACCTTTTCTTCGCGAAGAAAAGGTAGGCCAAAAGAAGGCTCAGCAGGCCTCGCGCCGCGCAAACTTGGCCCGCGCTGCGGTCCTTCGGGCCAAGCGCGGCGGCCCACGCTCATGCTCGACCGTTCCGTCTCGATGGTTCCGCCACCGGCGTCACCGCTGCGGAAGAAGATGGATCAGAGGCAAGCCCGACACGTGTCACCCCCGCGCAGGCGGGGGCCTCGGCGGTTATACTGTACACCGTGTTCCCAACAATCCCGAGCGATCACACCACACACCGTCGCCTGCCAAGCCCCGAACGGGGCATCGTGCATATGTAGCCCGTGGGGAATCCACGGGCGGGTGTGGATGAATCGGGTGAAGAAGGTGTGTGTTCCCGTTGCATGGCGCCCCGGTTTCGCTGCGCTGCATCGGACCCGGCTCAAGGCTACTTCGTATTACGGGACGTGTCAACCACACACCGTCCACTGCCAAGCCCCGAACTGGGCATCGTGCATATGTAGCCCGTGGGGAATCCACGGGCGGGTGTGGATGAATCGGGTGAAGAAAGTGTGTGTTCCATTGCATGGCGCCCCGGTTTCGCTGCGCTGCATCCGGGCTACGTTGTTTATGGGACGTGTCAACCAAATACCATCCGCCCAAGCCCCGAACGGGGCATCGTGCATATGTAGCCCGTGGGGAATCCACGGGCGGGTGTGGATGAGCCGGGAGGAAGAAGGTGTGCGGTGTAACTGCCGGGGCGCCATGCAATGGGCCCCCGCCTGCGCGGGGGTGACGGAGGTGGTTGGCCCAACTTTGCTCGCTGCGCGGCCGGGCTTTCATATCTTCGCGGGCCAAATCCGGAGAGTGAGTGAACGAGTCCCGCATCGAACGTCTGCGCCGCCTGCTGGATCCACTGGTGGCGCGCCATCAGGCCCAGCGCCCCGCCAGCGATCCTTTCGCTTTGAGCCGCGGCTTTGCCCATCCGCGGGACCGGGAACTCTGTGCACTGCTGTGCGCGCTCTACGACTTCGGGCCGGAGGCGGAGCGCCACGATGCGCTGAAACGGCTCTTCAACCGGCTGGGTGAAAAACCGGCGCGCGTCTTGTCGCGCAGCAATCGCACCATGCTGGCCGAACTGGCCGAGGGCATGGCCTTCGGTTTTCTCAAGGCGGAGGACAGCGCGCTGCTGCTGCATGCGCTGCGCGTGACGCTGCGCCAGCACGAGAGCCTGGAAGCCCTCTACCAGTATGCGCGCGGCGAGGGCGGCAAACGCAATTCGCTGGCCACCCTGGACCGCTTCATGATCCTGATCGGCCGGGTGCTGAATGCCGAGGAGCGTGCGCGCCCCGGGCTGGCCCATCTGCTGCCCCGGCCCGCCAAGGGCAGTCCGGTCAGGCGGCTGCATCTTTTCCTGCGGCACATGGTGCGCCCCGACGATGGCGTCGACACCGGACTGTGGAGCCAGCCGCCCGCCTCGCGCCTGCAATTGCCGCTGTCCAGCAGCCAGCACCGGTTGATGCTGGCACTCAAGATCAGCACGCGCCAGATCTGCAACCGCGGGGCGGTCAGCGAAGCGACCCGCAACCTGGCCCTGCTGGATCCCCAGGACCCCGTGCGCTACCACCTGGCCTTCGAGCAACTGGAAGCCGACGGAGTCGACGAGGCGGCGCTGCTGACCCTCTTCAGACGAGCCTGAGCGGCACGCCCGCGCGCATTGGAGATGCTTGGGAGCTTTGTTACTCTGGCGGGTCGCCGGTGGGTTGCCGGTTGCCAAGTCCGGACAGCCGTGATTTCCTGCAGTACCCACAGCGCCCCCCTTCCATACTAGAGGCTTCTCATGAGCATGCTCGATTCCGGGCCCGCCACCCCTGGATTGCCGGCCGATTCGCCCGAGGCGACTCCGCTCACCGTCGATTGGCAACCGGTCGTGGACTTCATTCGCGGCGGCCACTCCTTCGTTCTCACCACCCACATCCACTCGGATGGCGACGGACTGGGCAGTCAGTCGGCGCTGGCCCATGCGCTGCTGGCCCTGGGCAAGAGCGTGAAGATCATCAATCCGACCAAGGTCGATGATGTCTACACCTACCTGATGGACGGGCTCGACCATGCCTGCGCCGCCGACCTGGACGAGGCGCGTGCCCAGTTGCCCGCTGGAGTCGACCGTGCGGTGGTCCTGGATGTGTCCACGCGGGAACGCACGGGCGTTCTGGATCCACTGTTTCGCGAGCAGAATCTGCCCCAGCTGGTGATCGACCACCATGTCTCCAGCGAGTACACGGGTGCGCTGTGTTACATCTTCCCGCGCAGCGGCAGCACGGGCGAAGTGATCCACTCGCTGGTCCGCGCCCTCGCACTTCCCTTGAGCCAGCCGATCGCTCGGGCGCTTTACACGGCCATCTACACCGATACCGGCGGGTTCTCGAACACGGCCACCTCGGGCATCAACCTCGAGATCGCCGCCCGCTGTGTGGGTGCGGGCGCCGATCCGGTCTGGATTCACGACCGGATCCACCAGCAGCACCCCCTGGGCCGACTGCGTCTCATGGGCTGGATGCTGGAAGGGCTCAAGAGCCTGGCGGGCGGCACGATTCACAGCAGCATGATCACACTGGACATGTTCGCGAAGACCGGCACCGGCCGCGAGCACACCGAAGGCTTCGTCAGCAACGGGCTGAAAGTGGCCGGCTCCGAAATCTCGCTGCTCTTCACCGAGACCTCGGCCAGCAGCTGCAAGGTCAGCCTGCGCAGCAAGGGCCGCTACGATGTCAACGCCCTTGCGGCGGGTTTCGGCGGCGGCGGACACCGCAATGCGGCCGGACTGACTCTGGCTCTGCCCGTCGAAGAAGGCCGCGCCCTGATCGAAGAGGCCGCCGTGGCCCTGGTCAAGGACTCACACAGCGTATCCTGAACACGGCCCCACAGGGCCATCCTGGCTGATACCGGCGGTTTGACTCCGCCGCACCCGCGTGGGTGTTCGTCAGCAGCACGTCAGAAAGGAGGCCCACCATGGCCACTCCCCGCCCGTCCGTCGACTTCCAGCTGATCGAGGATCACATCCTGCCGCGGGTCAACAACCCGGGCCGCTACATCGGCGGCGAACTGAACCGCATCGTCAAGGACTGGGACCGCGCCGAGGTGCGCCTGGCCCTCTGTTTTCCCGATGTCTACGAGATCGGGATGAGCTACACGGTGGGCTTCGGCATTCTGTACAAGCTGGTCAACGCCCTCGATTTCGCCCTGGCCGAGCGGGTCTACGCTCCCTGGACCGACATGGAGGCGCGCCTGCGCGAGCACGGCCAGCCGATCTACTCGCTGGAAAGCCGCCATGCGCTGAGCGAGTTCCAGGTGGTGGGCTTCACCCTGCAGTACGAGATGCACTACACCAACATCCTGACCATGCTGGATCTGGCCGGCATTCCCCAGCGGGCCGAGGAGCGCGGCGAGGAGGATCCCTTCGTGATCGTGGGTGGTCCCTGCGCCTACAACTGCGAAGCCGCGGCCGACTTCTTCGACTGCGTGCTGGCCGGCGATGGCGAGCGCGCCCTGCCGCGTTTCCTGCAGCTCGTGCGTGAGACGCGCGGACTGCCCCGGCTGGAACGGCTGAAGATCTTCGCCAAGGAAGAAAATGTCTACGTGCCCCAGTTCTATCGCTCGACCTGGGGCCAGGACGACAACGGCCTCCAGCGTTTTCTGGGCATGGAACGCACCCAGCCCGAGGCGCGCGAGAAGGTGATGCCCGCGCTGATCGACGACCTGGACCCGGCCAACTACCCGGATGAACCGCTGGTGCCCATCATCGAGGCCACCTTCACGCGCCTCTCCGTCGAGGTGATGCGTGGCTGCAGCCGGGGTTGCCGCTTCTGCCACGCGGGCATGGTCTACCGCCCCGTGCGCCAGCGCAAGCCCGAGGATGTGCTGGCCCAGGCGCGCAAGAGTCTGGAGAAGACGGGCTTCAAGGAAGTCTCGCTGCTCTCGCTCAGCACGGGCGACTACGAGCCCCTGGCCGAGTTCCTGGACACGGCGCTGGACGAGTTCACCGCCAGTGACACGGCCATCAGTTTTCCCAGCCTGCGCACCGAGATGTTCACTCCGCGCATGGCCCAGGCCGCCAGTTCCATGCGTACCTCGGGCATGACCTTCGCACCCGAGGCGGGCACCGAGCGCCTGCGTGCGATCATCAACAAGGGCAACACGGACGAGGATCTCTATGCCGCCGTGCGCACGGCCTTCGAGTACGGCTGGCGCAGCATCAAGCTCTATTTCATGATCGGGCTGCCCTTCGAGACCGACGACGATGTGCGCGGCATCGTGGACACGGCCAACACGGTAGTCCGCATCGGCCGCCAGTTCGGCAAGGTCAAGGTCAAGGCGGCGGTCAGCCCGCACAGCCCCAAGGCCAACACGCCCTTCCAGTGGTTCGGCCAGCCCACCATCGAGGAGTTTCACCACAAGGTGGCCGTGTTGCGCGCCCATCGCCGCGAGAAGGAAGTCCATCTGGACTGGCGTGATCCCGAAGTCAGTTTCGTCGAAGACGCCCTGGGGCGCGGCGATCGCCGGATCAGCCGCGTGATCCAGCGTGCCTGGCAGCTGGGTGCGCGTTTTGACGCCTGGACCAGCGAGTTCAACTACGATCTCTGGGTCAAGGCTTTTGAGGACTGCGGTCTGACCATGGCCGAATTCACGCGCGAGCGGGCCGAGGACGAGGTGTTGCCCTGGGAGCACACCAGCGGGCACCTGAGCAAGCGCTGGCTGCTGAAGAGCTGGCACCAGGCCAAGCTGGAAGTCTGGAAACCCGACTGCCGCGAGAGCAACTGCACCGCCTGCGGCGCCTGCACGCCCGCGATGGTCAAGAAGGTGGTGGGCAGCCTGACCCCCATCGGCGAGCGCTCGGACGAGCGTCTGAAGGCCCGCGACAACGTGGTCAAGCGTTCGCGCGAGCTGCCCACCGCGCGCCACACCCTGCGCATCACCTACCGCAAGGAAGGGGTGGCCCGTTTCGTGGGGCACCTGGACCTGCTGGAACACATGACCCGCGCGCTGGGCATCGTCAAGGCCCCGGTGGCCTGGACCCAGGGTTTCAGCCCGCGGATGAGGCTCAATTTCGGCCCGCCCCTGCCGTTGGGCTGGGTCGGCTCGAACGAGGTGCTGGACATCGAGCTGGCCGAGCCCTGGACGGATGTCGAGCGGCTCTTCGCCCACATGCCCGAAGGTCTCGTGCTGGGCAGCTGGTCCTTCAGCGAAAACAAACTGCCCACCGTGGCCGGGCGCTTCGGGCGCCAGCAGCTGGGACTGGTCAGCAATTCCCCCGGGGAGCTGGAGCGGCACCTGGAGGAGCTTCAGGGGCTTGAGTCCTATATTGTGCCCCGCGAACGAAAAGGCCGCCGCACCGACGTGGATCTGCGCCCATTCTACCTGGGGCATTCGCGCCTGGATCCGGCGGATCCCGCCAGCTGCGGAGCGTCCCTGCTGGTGGATCTGGCCATCGTGGAAGGACGCAGCGCCCGCCCCGAGGAACTGCTGGGCGGCCCGGACTCGGCCCTGCTGCCGGAACGGGTCGTGCGCCTGGAGCAGTTTCTGGACCGGGACGGCCAATGGATCCGTCCGCTTGAGGAGTGTTCATGAATCGCATCATCGACCGCATCAATTCGCCGGCCGATCTGAAACTGCTGTCCGACGAGGCCCTGCTGGGTGCCTGCAAGGAGCTGCGCGAGTACGTGGTGGAAACCATCACGCGCGTCGGCGGCCACCTGGGTGCCAGTCTGGGCGTGGTGGAACTGACCGTGGCCCTGCACAAGGTCTACGACAGCCCCACCGACGTCTTCTGCTGGGACGTGGGGCATCAGGGGTACATCCACAAGGTGCTCACGGGGCGCCGTGACCAGCTGCCCACCATTCGCCAGTACAAGGGTCTGAGTCCCTTCCTCAAGCGCGAGGAAAGCCCCCACGACCACTTCGGCGCCGGACATGCCAGCACCTCGATTTCGGCCGCCGTGGGCTTCGCCGAGATCCGCGATCGCATGCAGCAGGAC
This window of the Candidatus Delongbacteria bacterium genome carries:
- a CDS encoding carbohydrate binding family 9 domain-containing protein, whose amino-acid sequence is MLMASNRTIKGQRRQILRRVFWLRCLLTALLGAVPLQAAPSSDHRAEALRVDVGPRLDGQLNDAAWRDARWIEGLTQKDPEEGLPAGEPTRVAFVYDAHSLYIAAELFTPISGQLSTRMSPRDDMGQTQSFFISLDTYHDRRTAYTFGVTAAGVQVDFYHPRDEEFFQILTWDPVWEVRTSVEPDRWIVEARIPFSQLRFNPVDEQVWGLQLDRWSPERGTEDYWVWIPREETGWASRFGELHGIRGLTPSHRVELMPYAAGSALFPHSRDPLDPFHDSSELDGRIGADLKMGLGSNLTLDATINPDFGQVEADPAELNLTAFETFFNERRPFFLEGDRLLRGNGPTYYYSRRIGASPRGLISDPGVTHEDRPHNSSILGAAKLSGRLPSGLSIAVLGALSDRETSRTFRAADGVRGEQVVEPLSAYQVLRLQQDLEASASAFGLSLTHTGRWFEGETALQDLLPREAWSGGVDWDWNLRQGLYSLDGYWGFSQVSGSEDALARIQLRPAHYFQRPDADHIHYDPTRTSLSGWTSRLSFARVGGRHWRWNAGAAAESPGFELNDLGSLNSADDIDGWTELSWVQNESAGIFRRWNLNGSQYLGWNFGGEPQYHQLEGSFWGEFPSYWNMSVGLGRDLPTQSDSRTRGGESMGLGGRHRYWAEVHSDELRKPNSVAAGANGGWGADQYWTQEGWVFVRMRMGSRWELRLNPSVTRLLEPAQYVTRTTDSAGRSRTVFARLDSREQRLAFRVRHTVSPRLRVEAYLEPYIASASFTDFGEPVARGSQNLRRFQAEGLLEPGEDFAYTVSDPEGDFSFSRPDVRYASWRSNLVLRWDWRLGSSFYLVWQQNRETFASRRNPEDGLNLGNPLGVGGDNLIAMKFSYWIPVG
- a CDS encoding DHH family phosphoesterase, producing MSMLDSGPATPGLPADSPEATPLTVDWQPVVDFIRGGHSFVLTTHIHSDGDGLGSQSALAHALLALGKSVKIINPTKVDDVYTYLMDGLDHACAADLDEARAQLPAGVDRAVVLDVSTRERTGVLDPLFREQNLPQLVIDHHVSSEYTGALCYIFPRSGSTGEVIHSLVRALALPLSQPIARALYTAIYTDTGGFSNTATSGINLEIAARCVGAGADPVWIHDRIHQQHPLGRLRLMGWMLEGLKSLAGGTIHSSMITLDMFAKTGTGREHTEGFVSNGLKVAGSEISLLFTETSASSCKVSLRSKGRYDVNALAAGFGGGGHRNAAGLTLALPVEEGRALIEEAAVALVKDSHSVS
- a CDS encoding TIGR03960 family B12-binding radical SAM protein, which codes for MATPRPSVDFQLIEDHILPRVNNPGRYIGGELNRIVKDWDRAEVRLALCFPDVYEIGMSYTVGFGILYKLVNALDFALAERVYAPWTDMEARLREHGQPIYSLESRHALSEFQVVGFTLQYEMHYTNILTMLDLAGIPQRAEERGEEDPFVIVGGPCAYNCEAAADFFDCVLAGDGERALPRFLQLVRETRGLPRLERLKIFAKEENVYVPQFYRSTWGQDDNGLQRFLGMERTQPEAREKVMPALIDDLDPANYPDEPLVPIIEATFTRLSVEVMRGCSRGCRFCHAGMVYRPVRQRKPEDVLAQARKSLEKTGFKEVSLLSLSTGDYEPLAEFLDTALDEFTASDTAISFPSLRTEMFTPRMAQAASSMRTSGMTFAPEAGTERLRAIINKGNTDEDLYAAVRTAFEYGWRSIKLYFMIGLPFETDDDVRGIVDTANTVVRIGRQFGKVKVKAAVSPHSPKANTPFQWFGQPTIEEFHHKVAVLRAHRREKEVHLDWRDPEVSFVEDALGRGDRRISRVIQRAWQLGARFDAWTSEFNYDLWVKAFEDCGLTMAEFTRERAEDEVLPWEHTSGHLSKRWLLKSWHQAKLEVWKPDCRESNCTACGACTPAMVKKVVGSLTPIGERSDERLKARDNVVKRSRELPTARHTLRITYRKEGVARFVGHLDLLEHMTRALGIVKAPVAWTQGFSPRMRLNFGPPLPLGWVGSNEVLDIELAEPWTDVERLFAHMPEGLVLGSWSFSENKLPTVAGRFGRQQLGLVSNSPGELERHLEELQGLESYIVPRERKGRRTDVDLRPFYLGHSRLDPADPASCGASLLVDLAIVEGRSARPEELLGGPDSALLPERVVRLEQFLDRDGQWIRPLEECS
- a CDS encoding DUF2400 family protein, which codes for MNESRIERLRRLLDPLVARHQAQRPASDPFALSRGFAHPRDRELCALLCALYDFGPEAERHDALKRLFNRLGEKPARVLSRSNRTMLAELAEGMAFGFLKAEDSALLLHALRVTLRQHESLEALYQYARGEGGKRNSLATLDRFMILIGRVLNAEERARPGLAHLLPRPAKGSPVRRLHLFLRHMVRPDDGVDTGLWSQPPASRLQLPLSSSQHRLMLALKISTRQICNRGAVSEATRNLALLDPQDPVRYHLAFEQLEADGVDEAALLTLFRRA
- a CDS encoding PDZ domain-containing protein, which translates into the protein MSQPRRIALAGFLSLALATLALGRGYMGIYPGEQPVSLDDRGLEGTGVLVTRVLPDSPAKEGGMLAGDVLVRFNDHRLMDGDDLHYFLRKQDPGDKVSMGVWRDGKEVTLSLELSGPVEENDVSPLWSKAMRESAEDRGFLGVVAMEVSDEVLASLKVEPGYGVLINEVVKESGALKGGVKPGDVLCELDGSPVYSISRLGKLCRRLEPGTEVSLTLYRAGKLITLKATLGNQADSRGWFGDADLPFGGPHLQGLSQLSNLSTVLEGIHGPTDSETDLDAPNDMHFHFEWDSQENEAQ